Proteins from one Desmodus rotundus isolate HL8 chromosome 9, HLdesRot8A.1, whole genome shotgun sequence genomic window:
- the CC2D1A gene encoding coiled-coil and C2 domain-containing protein 1A isoform X2 — MHKRKGTPGPPGRGAAAARQLGLLVDLSPDGLMISEDGVNNEELEAEFLALVGGPPQALEKFKGKGPLPMEAIEKMASLCMRDPDEEEGTDDEDVEADDDLLAELNEVLGEEQKTLESHPPMAQPKATAPSPGVEATLQERLALYQTAIESAKQAGDSAKMRRYDRGLKTLENLLASARKGNAIDEEDIPPPVAVGKGPMATSSHTSAPTLPASMSPPAPEPRVTVEGPPPTAPASSLGLAKPQLPSGPCSTGPLAQLQSRQREYKLAALHAKQQGDTSTAARHFRVAKSFDAVLEALSRGEPVDLSRLPPPPDQLPPDPPSPPLQPPTPSTVPSTPEVPPPPRTLLEALEQRMERYHVAAAQAKAKGDQRKARMHERIVKQYQDAIRAHKAGRAVDVAELPVPPGFPPIQGLEASESTQPSLVGVLETAMKLANQDEGPEDEEDEDPKKQPNSPAAPTAQPKAASSRAPQPGSTSAKAAPKGTSTRAQQQLAFLEGRKKQLLQAALRAKQKNDVEGAKMHLRQAKGLDPMLEASRNGLPVDITKVPPAPVNKDDFALVQRPGPGLSQESARRYGELTKLLRQQHEMCLNHSNQFTHLGNIAETSKFEKLAEDCKRSMETLKQAFARGLPTPTARFEQRTFSVIKIFPDLSSNDMLLFIVKGINLPTPPGLSPGDLDVFVRFDFPYPNVEEAQKDKTSVIKNTDSPEFKEQFKLCINRSHRGFRRAIQTKGIKFEVVHKGGLFKTDRVLGTAQLKLDALETACEVREILEVLDGRRPTGGRLEVMVRIREPLTAQQLETITERWLVVDPVPAAVPTVAGPKGKAPPIPAPTREPANRSSRPLHSLSVLAFDQERLERKILAFRQARRPVPPEVVQQYQDIMHRSQWQRAQLEQGGPGIQREYMAQLERQLQFYTEAARRLGSEGSREPAKEALYRRNLVENELQRLRR, encoded by the exons ATGCACAAGAGGAAGGGAACCCCGGGACCCCCCGGCCGaggcgccgccgccgcccgccag CTGGGCCTGCTGGTTGATCTCTCCCCAGATGGTCTGATGATCTCCGAGGATGGAGTTAACAATGAGGAACTAGAGGCTGAGTTCTTGGCTTTGGTTGGGGGCCCACCCCAAGCCCTGGAGAAGTTCAAAGGCAAAG GTCCCCTGCCCATGGAGGCCATTGAAAAGATGGCCAGCTTGTGCATGAGAGACCCAGatgaggaggaggggacagacgATGAGGATGTGGAAGCTGATGATGACCTGCTG GCGGAACTAAACGAGGTCCTTGGGGAAGAACAAAAGACTTTGGAGTCCCACCCTCCCATGGCCCAG ccAAAAGCtacagcccccagcccaggggtgGAGGCCACCTTGCAGGAGAGGCTGGCCCTCTACCAGACAGCGATCGAAAGTGCTAAGCAAGCTGGAGACAGTGCCAAGATGCGGCGCTACGACCGAGGACTTAAG ACACTGGAAAACCTGCTGGCCTCTGCCCGGAAGGGCAACGCCATCGATGAAGAGGACATCCCACCACCAGTTGCTGTGGGGAAGGGCCCAATGGCCACATCCAGCCACACATCTGCACCCACCCTGCCAGCCTCTATGAGCCCACCAGCCCCAGAACCCAGGGTCACAGTGGAGGgtcctcctcccactgccccagccTCGTCCCTGGGCCTGGCTAAGCCCCAGCTTCCCTCAG GTCCCTGCAGCACTGGTCCCCTGGCTCAGTTGCAGAGCCGCCAACGCGAGTACAAGCTGGCTGCCCTCCATGCCAAGCAGCAGGGGGATACCTCCACCGCCGCCAGGCACTTTCGTGTGGCCAAG AGCTTTGATGCTGTTTTGGAGGCTCTCAGCCGGGGGGAGCCTGTGGACCTGTCTCGcttgccccctccacctg ACCAGCTGCCCCCAGATCCACCATCACCGCCACTGCAGCCTCCGACTCCCAGCACAGTGCCATCCACACCAG AGGTTCCCCCACCCCCGAGGACTCTCCTGGAGGCACTGGAGCAGCGGATGGAGCGATACCACGTGGCCGCAGCCCAGGCTAAGGCCAAGGGAGACCAGCGAAAGGCTCGCATGCATGAGCGCATTGTCAAG CAATACCAAGATGCCATTCGAGCCCACAAGGCTGGCCGAGCTGTGGATGTGGCTGAGCTGCCTGTGCCCCCAG GCTTTCCCCCTATCCAGGGCCTAGAGGCCTCCGAGTCCACCCAGCCGAGCCTGGTGGGGGTCCTGGAGACTGCCATGAAGCTGGCCAACCAGGATGAAGGCCCAGAGGATGAAGAGGATGAGGACCCTAAGAAG CAGCCCAACAGCCCTGCggcccccacagcccagcccaaGGCTGCATCCTCAAGGGCACCCCAGCCAGGATCCACTTCAGCCAAAGCAGCCCCCAAAGGCACGTCCACCAGAG cccagcagcagctggccttccTGGAGGGCCGAAAGAAGCAGCTCTTGCAGGCCGCATTGCGAGCCAAGCAGAAGAACGACGTGGAGGGCGCCAAGATGCACTTGCGCCAGGCCAAGGGGCTGGATCCCATGCTGGAGGCCTCACGCAATGGGCTGCCTGTGGATATCACCAAG GTGCCGCCTGCCCCTGTCAACAAGGATGACTTTGCCCTGGTCCAGCGTCCTGGCCCTGGTCTGTCTCAGGAGTCTGCCCGGCGCTATGGTGAACTCACCAAGCTTCTAAGGCAGCAGCATGAG ATGTGTCTGAATCACTCTAACCAGTTCACCCACCTGGGCAACATTGCCGAAACCAGCAA ATTTGAGAAACTGGCGGAGGACTGTAAGCGGAGCATGGAGACTCTGAAGCAGGCCTTTGCCCGGGGTCTCCCCACACCCACTGCCCGCTTTGAGCAGAGAACCTTCAGCGTCATCAA GATCTTCCCGGACCTCAGCAGCAATGACATGCTCCTGTTTATCGTGAAGGGCATCAACTTGCCCACACCTCCAG GGCTCTCCCCTGGCGATCTGGATGTCTTCGTTCGATTCGATTTCCCCTATCCTAATGTG GAAGAAGCTCAGAAAGATAAGACAAGTGTGATCAAGAACACAGACTCCCCTG AGTTCAAGGAGCAGTTCAAACTCTGCATCAACCGCAGTCACCGAGGCTTCCGAAGGGCAATACAGACCAAAGGCATCAAGTTTGAAGTGGTCCATAAAGG GGGGCTGTTCAAGACTGACCGGGTCCTGGGTACAGCCCAGCTGAAGCTAGATGCCCTGGAGACAGCATGTGAGGTCCGGGAGATCCTTGAG GTCCTGGATGGTCGCCGGCCCACAGGAGGGCGGCTGGAGGTGATGGTCCGGATTCGAGAGCCACTGACGGCACAGCAGTTGGAGACAATAACTGAGAGGTGGCTGGTCGTCGATCCTGTGCCAGCAGCTGTGCCCACA GTTGCTGGACCCAAAGGGAAGGCCCCTCCCATTCCTGCCCCTACAAGGGAGCCAGCAAACAG ATCCAGCCGGCCCCTGCATAGTCTCAGCGTGCTGGCCTTTGACCAGGAGCGTCTGGAGCGGAAG ATCCTGGCCTTCAGGCAGGCACGGCGGCCAGTGCCCCCAGAGGTGGTCCAGCAGTACCAGGATATCATGCATCGCAGCCAGTGGCAGAGAGCACAGCTGGAGCAGGGGGGCCCAGGCATCCAGCGGG AATACATGGCCCAGTTGGAACGTCAGCTGCAATTCTACACAGAGGCTGCCCGGCGCCTCGGCAGTGAAGGCAGCAGG GAACCCGCAAAGGAGGCACTCTACAGGCGGAACCTGGTTGAGAATGAG CTGCAGCGGCTCCGTAGGTGA
- the CC2D1A gene encoding coiled-coil and C2 domain-containing protein 1A isoform X1, which produces MHKRKGTPGPPGRGAAAARQLGLLVDLSPDGLMISEDGVNNEELEAEFLALVGGPPQALEKFKGKGPLPMEAIEKMASLCMRDPDEEEGTDDEDVEADDDLLAELNEVLGEEQKTLESHPPMAQPKATAPSPGVEATLQERLALYQTAIESAKQAGDSAKMRRYDRGLKTLENLLASARKGNAIDEEDIPPPVAVGKGPMATSSHTSAPTLPASMSPPAPEPRVTVEGPPPTAPASSLGLAKPQLPSGPCSTGPLAQLQSRQREYKLAALHAKQQGDTSTAARHFRVAKSFDAVLEALSRGEPVDLSRLPPPPDQLPPDPPSPPLQPPTPSTVPSTPEVPPPPRTLLEALEQRMERYHVAAAQAKAKGDQRKARMHERIVKQYQDAIRAHKAGRAVDVAELPVPPGFPPIQGLEASESTQPSLVGVLETAMKLANQDEGPEDEEDEDPKKQPNSPAAPTAQPKAASSRAPQPGSTSAKAAPKGTSTRAQQQLAFLEGRKKQLLQAALRAKQKNDVEGAKMHLRQAKGLDPMLEASRNGLPVDITKVPPAPVNKDDFALVQRPGPGLSQESARRYGELTKLLRQQHEMCLNHSNQFTHLGNIAETSKFEKLAEDCKRSMETLKQAFARGLPTPTARFEQRTFSVIKIFPDLSSNDMLLFIVKGINLPTPPGLSPGDLDVFVRFDFPYPNVEEAQKDKTSVIKNTDSPEFKEQFKLCINRSHRGFRRAIQTKGIKFEVVHKGGLFKTDRVLGTAQLKLDALETACEVREILEVLDGRRPTGGRLEVMVRIREPLTAQQLETITERWLVVDPVPAAVPTQVAGPKGKAPPIPAPTREPANRSSRPLHSLSVLAFDQERLERKILAFRQARRPVPPEVVQQYQDIMHRSQWQRAQLEQGGPGIQREYMAQLERQLQFYTEAARRLGSEGSREPAKEALYRRNLVENELQRLRR; this is translated from the exons ATGCACAAGAGGAAGGGAACCCCGGGACCCCCCGGCCGaggcgccgccgccgcccgccag CTGGGCCTGCTGGTTGATCTCTCCCCAGATGGTCTGATGATCTCCGAGGATGGAGTTAACAATGAGGAACTAGAGGCTGAGTTCTTGGCTTTGGTTGGGGGCCCACCCCAAGCCCTGGAGAAGTTCAAAGGCAAAG GTCCCCTGCCCATGGAGGCCATTGAAAAGATGGCCAGCTTGTGCATGAGAGACCCAGatgaggaggaggggacagacgATGAGGATGTGGAAGCTGATGATGACCTGCTG GCGGAACTAAACGAGGTCCTTGGGGAAGAACAAAAGACTTTGGAGTCCCACCCTCCCATGGCCCAG ccAAAAGCtacagcccccagcccaggggtgGAGGCCACCTTGCAGGAGAGGCTGGCCCTCTACCAGACAGCGATCGAAAGTGCTAAGCAAGCTGGAGACAGTGCCAAGATGCGGCGCTACGACCGAGGACTTAAG ACACTGGAAAACCTGCTGGCCTCTGCCCGGAAGGGCAACGCCATCGATGAAGAGGACATCCCACCACCAGTTGCTGTGGGGAAGGGCCCAATGGCCACATCCAGCCACACATCTGCACCCACCCTGCCAGCCTCTATGAGCCCACCAGCCCCAGAACCCAGGGTCACAGTGGAGGgtcctcctcccactgccccagccTCGTCCCTGGGCCTGGCTAAGCCCCAGCTTCCCTCAG GTCCCTGCAGCACTGGTCCCCTGGCTCAGTTGCAGAGCCGCCAACGCGAGTACAAGCTGGCTGCCCTCCATGCCAAGCAGCAGGGGGATACCTCCACCGCCGCCAGGCACTTTCGTGTGGCCAAG AGCTTTGATGCTGTTTTGGAGGCTCTCAGCCGGGGGGAGCCTGTGGACCTGTCTCGcttgccccctccacctg ACCAGCTGCCCCCAGATCCACCATCACCGCCACTGCAGCCTCCGACTCCCAGCACAGTGCCATCCACACCAG AGGTTCCCCCACCCCCGAGGACTCTCCTGGAGGCACTGGAGCAGCGGATGGAGCGATACCACGTGGCCGCAGCCCAGGCTAAGGCCAAGGGAGACCAGCGAAAGGCTCGCATGCATGAGCGCATTGTCAAG CAATACCAAGATGCCATTCGAGCCCACAAGGCTGGCCGAGCTGTGGATGTGGCTGAGCTGCCTGTGCCCCCAG GCTTTCCCCCTATCCAGGGCCTAGAGGCCTCCGAGTCCACCCAGCCGAGCCTGGTGGGGGTCCTGGAGACTGCCATGAAGCTGGCCAACCAGGATGAAGGCCCAGAGGATGAAGAGGATGAGGACCCTAAGAAG CAGCCCAACAGCCCTGCggcccccacagcccagcccaaGGCTGCATCCTCAAGGGCACCCCAGCCAGGATCCACTTCAGCCAAAGCAGCCCCCAAAGGCACGTCCACCAGAG cccagcagcagctggccttccTGGAGGGCCGAAAGAAGCAGCTCTTGCAGGCCGCATTGCGAGCCAAGCAGAAGAACGACGTGGAGGGCGCCAAGATGCACTTGCGCCAGGCCAAGGGGCTGGATCCCATGCTGGAGGCCTCACGCAATGGGCTGCCTGTGGATATCACCAAG GTGCCGCCTGCCCCTGTCAACAAGGATGACTTTGCCCTGGTCCAGCGTCCTGGCCCTGGTCTGTCTCAGGAGTCTGCCCGGCGCTATGGTGAACTCACCAAGCTTCTAAGGCAGCAGCATGAG ATGTGTCTGAATCACTCTAACCAGTTCACCCACCTGGGCAACATTGCCGAAACCAGCAA ATTTGAGAAACTGGCGGAGGACTGTAAGCGGAGCATGGAGACTCTGAAGCAGGCCTTTGCCCGGGGTCTCCCCACACCCACTGCCCGCTTTGAGCAGAGAACCTTCAGCGTCATCAA GATCTTCCCGGACCTCAGCAGCAATGACATGCTCCTGTTTATCGTGAAGGGCATCAACTTGCCCACACCTCCAG GGCTCTCCCCTGGCGATCTGGATGTCTTCGTTCGATTCGATTTCCCCTATCCTAATGTG GAAGAAGCTCAGAAAGATAAGACAAGTGTGATCAAGAACACAGACTCCCCTG AGTTCAAGGAGCAGTTCAAACTCTGCATCAACCGCAGTCACCGAGGCTTCCGAAGGGCAATACAGACCAAAGGCATCAAGTTTGAAGTGGTCCATAAAGG GGGGCTGTTCAAGACTGACCGGGTCCTGGGTACAGCCCAGCTGAAGCTAGATGCCCTGGAGACAGCATGTGAGGTCCGGGAGATCCTTGAG GTCCTGGATGGTCGCCGGCCCACAGGAGGGCGGCTGGAGGTGATGGTCCGGATTCGAGAGCCACTGACGGCACAGCAGTTGGAGACAATAACTGAGAGGTGGCTGGTCGTCGATCCTGTGCCAGCAGCTGTGCCCACA CAGGTTGCTGGACCCAAAGGGAAGGCCCCTCCCATTCCTGCCCCTACAAGGGAGCCAGCAAACAG ATCCAGCCGGCCCCTGCATAGTCTCAGCGTGCTGGCCTTTGACCAGGAGCGTCTGGAGCGGAAG ATCCTGGCCTTCAGGCAGGCACGGCGGCCAGTGCCCCCAGAGGTGGTCCAGCAGTACCAGGATATCATGCATCGCAGCCAGTGGCAGAGAGCACAGCTGGAGCAGGGGGGCCCAGGCATCCAGCGGG AATACATGGCCCAGTTGGAACGTCAGCTGCAATTCTACACAGAGGCTGCCCGGCGCCTCGGCAGTGAAGGCAGCAGG GAACCCGCAAAGGAGGCACTCTACAGGCGGAACCTGGTTGAGAATGAG CTGCAGCGGCTCCGTAGGTGA